The Stratiformator vulcanicus genome has a segment encoding these proteins:
- a CDS encoding carbon starvation CstA family protein: MDTLLIAVGAFVGYLIAYHTYGRFLSRKIFNLDAEANVPSVALRDDNDFVPTQRQVIFGHHFTSIAGTGPIVGPAIAVFWGWLPALLWVFFGSIFVGAVHDFGALIISIRNRGQTLGEVAGRLISPRARVLFLLVLFLALTVVLAIFGLVIAVIFKLYPSSVLSVWLSMPIAIGIGLWTRSKGHGLLIPSLMALVALYVAIYIGAYHLPIELSGIPMIGAADADGGFFNSVVVWTLVLLAYCAVASVLPVWLLLQPRDYVNSHQLLVALVLLGGGAIVAGASGEAVMSTSAPMIAEELPAGAPPIFPFLFITIACGACSGFHCLVSSGTSSKQVACEPDAQYVGYGAMLLEGGLAVLVILACCAGLGMGREVDGTRLVGNEAWASMYSSDGNWAQFGLGQKVGAFIEGGANFIGALGIPNDFGIAVIAVLVACFAATTLDSATRLQRYVIQELGEPLRIAPLKNKYVATAVAVLCGGIVALIPAPGKAPGSGGLILWPLFGATNQLLAGLALLVLTFYLWRRNKPIWFVVPPMVLMLIVPAWAMLYQVFMQWLPRAMDPQFSDEAWMNWILFGFGLAITALQIWMIVEAILTWSRAKGVLEELLPPLPERDAVASPGA, from the coding sequence ATGGACACCCTGCTTATTGCCGTCGGTGCGTTTGTTGGCTATCTGATCGCCTACCACACCTACGGGCGTTTTCTGAGCCGAAAGATATTCAACCTCGATGCCGAAGCCAACGTGCCAAGCGTCGCGCTGCGGGATGACAACGACTTCGTGCCGACGCAGCGGCAGGTGATCTTCGGGCACCACTTCACCAGCATCGCCGGCACCGGACCGATCGTCGGGCCGGCCATTGCCGTCTTTTGGGGTTGGCTGCCCGCGCTGCTGTGGGTCTTTTTCGGATCGATCTTCGTTGGAGCGGTCCATGACTTCGGTGCGCTGATTATCTCGATCCGCAACCGCGGTCAGACGCTCGGGGAGGTTGCCGGACGGCTCATCTCCCCACGCGCCCGCGTGTTGTTTCTGCTCGTGCTCTTTCTCGCGCTGACGGTCGTGCTCGCGATCTTCGGGCTGGTGATCGCTGTGATCTTCAAACTCTACCCGTCGTCAGTGCTGAGCGTGTGGCTGTCGATGCCGATCGCGATTGGCATCGGACTGTGGACGCGATCAAAAGGCCACGGGTTGCTGATTCCCTCTTTGATGGCATTGGTTGCCCTTTACGTGGCGATCTACATCGGGGCGTATCACCTGCCGATCGAACTCTCTGGGATTCCAATGATCGGGGCAGCCGACGCCGACGGAGGCTTCTTCAACTCGGTCGTCGTTTGGACGCTCGTGCTGCTCGCCTATTGCGCAGTCGCATCGGTCCTGCCAGTTTGGTTGTTGCTCCAACCGCGAGATTACGTCAATAGCCACCAATTGCTCGTCGCGCTCGTTCTCTTGGGGGGCGGAGCGATTGTGGCCGGGGCGTCGGGTGAGGCGGTGATGAGTACCTCGGCTCCCATGATCGCTGAAGAACTGCCTGCCGGAGCGCCACCGATCTTTCCGTTTCTGTTCATCACGATCGCCTGCGGAGCGTGCAGCGGGTTTCACTGCCTCGTCAGTAGCGGGACAAGCAGCAAACAGGTCGCGTGCGAGCCGGATGCTCAATACGTTGGTTACGGAGCGATGCTGCTCGAAGGCGGACTGGCGGTCCTTGTGATCCTCGCCTGCTGTGCGGGGCTGGGCATGGGGCGGGAAGTCGACGGCACTCGTTTGGTCGGCAACGAAGCTTGGGCGTCGATGTACAGTTCCGACGGGAACTGGGCTCAGTTCGGGCTCGGTCAGAAAGTCGGTGCTTTTATCGAAGGCGGGGCTAATTTTATCGGGGCCTTGGGCATTCCCAACGATTTCGGCATCGCCGTGATCGCTGTTCTCGTGGCGTGTTTTGCCGCGACGACGCTCGACTCGGCCACCCGGCTGCAGCGTTACGTTATTCAGGAACTCGGAGAACCGCTGCGGATTGCCCCGCTGAAGAACAAGTACGTCGCGACTGCCGTTGCGGTCCTGTGCGGCGGGATCGTCGCGCTCATTCCGGCTCCGGGGAAAGCACCGGGCAGTGGCGGACTGATCCTCTGGCCGCTGTTCGGCGCAACGAATCAATTGCTAGCCGGGCTGGCTCTACTAGTACTGACCTTCTACCTGTGGCGCCGCAACAAGCCGATCTGGTTCGTCGTCCCGCCGATGGTGCTGATGCTGATCGTGCCCGCTTGGGCGATGCTCTATCAGGTCTTCATGCAATGGCTGCCGCGAGCGATGGACCCGCAGTTTTCCGACGAAGCATGGATGAATTGGATTTTGTTCGGCTTCGGACTCGCCATTACCGCGTTGCAGATCTGGATGATCGTCGAAGCGATTCTCACCTGGTCACGGGCCAAAGGCGTCTTGGAAGAGCTACTGCCGCCGCTCCCCGAGCGCGACGCCGTCGCTTCGCCCGGTGCATAG
- a CDS encoding sugar nucleotide-binding protein, whose protein sequence is MDDILVLGSEFTTGANLAAGLADQTRVSARPLVVPTHLSDEEQDAYSTTVAVEIARDVIAASGASQIIYCGAAAESCWARTELTSDDANTLRIWLRAAHDESVRLTFVSSDAVFTGPRLFHEENSPNRCTSREARLIVEMEDLVRRVLPESLIVRTHAYGWSPDGNGYVETLVDDLSRGRTEHLDAVRHATPILATDLADMIARAIEEELTGTLHLGGAERCSFADFARTLADVFQLPAPEITPGPTLTTRAAGFGAGETGLNSKRVRNLLNLALPMVDEGLVRLAGQRAEAASTEPVRELIAA, encoded by the coding sequence GTGGACGATATTTTGGTACTGGGCAGCGAATTCACAACCGGCGCGAATCTCGCCGCCGGACTGGCCGATCAAACTCGAGTTTCTGCCCGCCCGCTCGTTGTGCCGACGCATCTGTCGGACGAAGAGCAGGACGCCTATTCGACGACGGTCGCGGTTGAGATCGCTCGCGATGTGATCGCGGCGAGCGGAGCTTCACAAATCATCTATTGTGGCGCGGCAGCCGAAAGCTGTTGGGCACGCACCGAACTGACTTCCGACGACGCGAATACACTTCGGATCTGGCTTCGCGCCGCACACGACGAGTCGGTTCGACTGACGTTTGTCTCTTCCGACGCGGTCTTCACCGGACCTCGTCTGTTTCACGAAGAAAATTCGCCGAACCGCTGCACCAGCCGCGAAGCCCGGCTGATCGTGGAAATGGAAGACCTCGTTCGTCGAGTCCTTCCGGAGTCGTTGATTGTGCGAACCCATGCCTACGGCTGGTCTCCCGACGGGAACGGCTACGTCGAAACTTTAGTCGACGATTTGAGCCGCGGGCGAACCGAACATCTCGACGCCGTCCGTCACGCGACACCGATTCTGGCAACCGATCTGGCCGACATGATCGCGCGGGCCATCGAAGAAGAATTGACCGGCACGCTCCACCTCGGCGGAGCCGAACGGTGCAGCTTTGCCGACTTCGCTCGAACTTTGGCCGATGTGTTTCAACTACCGGCTCCGGAGATCACACCGGGTCCGACACTGACGACCCGAGCCGCGGGGTTCGGAGCCGGAGAGACCGGGCTCAACAGCAAACGCGTCCGGAACCTGCTCAATCTGGCCCTGCCGATGGTTGATGAAGGCCTCGTCCGGTTGGCCGGACAGCGGGCTGAAGCGGCATCAACCGAACCCGTTCGAGAACTCATCGCCGCGTAG